The following coding sequences are from one Halomonas sp. HAL1 window:
- the typA gene encoding translational GTPase TypA, translating to MQNQQNSSAVNNLRNVAIIAHVDHGKTTLVDKLLSQSGTLDRKAEGQERVMDSNDQEKERGITILAKNTAIQWQDSHGNGYHINIVDTPGHADFGGEVERVMSMVDSVLLLVDAVDGPMPQTRFVTQKAFAQGLKPIVVVNKIDRPGARPDWVIDQIFDLFDNLGATDEQLDFPIIYCSALNGIAGMDPEALADNMDPMFQAIVDIVEPPKVELDGPFQMQISALDYNSYVGVIGLGRIKRGAVKPNQQVSIIGVDGNVRKGKIGQVMTHMGLDRVQTNEATAGDIVCVTGIDDLSISDTLCDPANVQALPPLSVDEPTVSMTFQVNDSPFAGKDGKFVTSRNIKDRLEQELIHNVALRVEEGETPEKFKVSGRGELHLSVLIETMRREGFELAVGRPEVIIKEIDGEKQEPYEEVIIDCEEQHQGSIMEELGYRKGEMTNMLPDGKGRVRLDFIIPARGLIGFRGQFLTLTSGTGILTSRFDHYGPLKPEASIERRNGVLVSMVDGKALAYALYALQERGKLIIDHATEVYEGMLIGINNRANDMVVNPTKGKKLDNMRSTGNDENIVLTPPVKFSLEQAIEFLDSDELVEVTPVHIRLRKKLLKETERKRYSKK from the coding sequence ATGCAAAACCAGCAAAATTCCAGCGCGGTTAATAACCTGCGCAACGTCGCGATCATAGCCCACGTTGACCATGGTAAAACCACTCTGGTCGACAAACTCCTGAGCCAGTCCGGCACCCTTGACCGTAAAGCAGAAGGTCAAGAGCGCGTCATGGACTCGAACGATCAGGAAAAAGAACGTGGCATTACCATTTTGGCCAAGAATACGGCCATTCAATGGCAAGACAGCCACGGTAACGGCTACCACATCAACATTGTGGATACGCCTGGGCACGCCGATTTCGGTGGTGAAGTTGAGCGCGTCATGTCGATGGTTGATTCGGTCCTACTTCTTGTAGACGCCGTTGATGGCCCGATGCCGCAAACTCGCTTTGTGACCCAGAAAGCATTCGCCCAAGGCCTCAAGCCGATTGTGGTGGTCAACAAAATTGACCGTCCCGGCGCGCGCCCTGACTGGGTGATCGACCAGATTTTTGATCTGTTCGACAATCTAGGCGCGACTGACGAACAGCTCGATTTCCCGATCATTTACTGCTCTGCCTTGAACGGCATTGCCGGTATGGATCCTGAAGCGCTGGCCGACAACATGGACCCCATGTTCCAGGCGATCGTCGACATCGTTGAGCCGCCCAAGGTGGAGCTTGACGGCCCCTTCCAGATGCAGATTTCCGCACTGGATTACAACAGCTACGTGGGCGTTATCGGCCTTGGCCGCATCAAGCGCGGCGCGGTGAAACCGAACCAACAGGTTTCGATCATCGGCGTTGACGGTAATGTACGTAAGGGCAAAATCGGCCAGGTCATGACCCATATGGGTCTTGATCGTGTACAGACCAACGAAGCCACCGCGGGCGATATCGTCTGTGTGACCGGCATCGATGATCTGTCAATTTCTGACACCTTGTGCGATCCCGCTAACGTTCAGGCACTGCCACCGCTCTCCGTTGATGAGCCGACCGTCTCGATGACCTTCCAGGTCAACGATTCACCGTTCGCCGGTAAAGACGGCAAGTTTGTGACCAGCCGTAATATCAAGGATCGCCTTGAACAAGAGCTGATTCACAACGTGGCGCTGCGCGTTGAAGAGGGCGAAACCCCTGAGAAGTTCAAAGTATCTGGCCGTGGCGAACTGCACCTTTCGGTGTTGATCGAAACCATGCGTCGTGAAGGCTTTGAGCTGGCGGTAGGCCGCCCAGAAGTTATCATCAAAGAGATTGACGGTGAGAAGCAGGAGCCTTACGAAGAAGTCATCATCGACTGTGAAGAGCAGCATCAAGGCTCGATCATGGAAGAGCTTGGCTACCGTAAAGGTGAGATGACCAACATGCTACCGGATGGTAAAGGACGGGTTCGCCTGGACTTCATTATCCCTGCACGTGGTTTGATCGGTTTCCGTGGTCAGTTTTTAACCCTGACCTCCGGTACCGGCATCCTAACTAGCCGTTTTGATCACTACGGCCCGCTGAAGCCTGAAGCCTCTATTGAGCGTCGTAATGGCGTATTGGTCTCAATGGTTGACGGTAAAGCCCTCGCCTACGCCCTGTATGCACTGCAAGAGCGCGGCAAGCTGATTATCGATCACGCCACGGAAGTTTACGAAGGCATGCTGATCGGTATCAACAACCGCGCAAACGACATGGTGGTTAACCCCACTAAAGGCAAGAAGCTCGATAACATGCGCTCCACCGGTAACGATGAGAACATCGTGTTAACGCCGCCGGTTAAGTTCTCTCTGGAGCAGGCAATCGAGTTCCTCGACTCCGACGAGCTAGTCGAAGTCACGCCAGTGCATATCCGCCTGCGTAAAAAGCTGCTGAAAGAGACCGAGCGTAAGCGTTACAGCAAGAAGTAA
- the secE gene encoding preprotein translocase subunit SecE yields the protein MKPGSVKHGAEVQQTRHDGLKWAAVVALLVVAVVGNTYFADIGLLYRVLGVVVLCVIAGLIALTTTKGRDLVELARSAKKEIQRVVWPTRAETIQTTAIVLVAVLVVGLMLWLIDTLLGWAMSGVIG from the coding sequence ATGAAGCCTGGTTCTGTAAAACATGGCGCCGAGGTGCAACAGACGCGCCATGACGGGCTCAAATGGGCGGCGGTCGTAGCGCTGCTTGTCGTTGCTGTCGTTGGTAATACCTATTTCGCCGATATTGGCCTGCTCTACCGTGTGCTAGGTGTAGTGGTGTTATGTGTGATTGCGGGTTTGATCGCGCTGACCACTACCAAAGGTCGTGATTTAGTAGAGCTTGCCAGAAGCGCCAAGAAAGAGATTCAGCGCGTTGTATGGCCGACCCGAGCCGAAACCATCCAAACCACTGCCATTGTGTTAGTGGCTGTTCTGGTGGTGGGGCTAATGCTGTGGTTGATCGACACTCTTCTTGGCTGGGCGATGTCCGGCGTCATTGGTTAG
- a CDS encoding type III pantothenate kinase: protein MILDLDIGNTLSKWRLKDAESSEIRSRGAVWTREEWRPGADIPDLDVVEAVRISSVARAAVLEETVALLRRRVRHVHVAHSTHEALGVVNGYEEPGRLGVDRWMGALAGYQLAGGCCAVDCGSAITIDFVLPGGSHLGGFIIPGLRLMKESLKLGTRNVAIDPESEADELLEPGRRTVDAVNHGIYMAAVSAINRIYSEVCDQQGVALPMLLTGGDARVVSRGVQVPHAVWPDMVYGGLEACFPMTFAERAGKMSGAPRVPEPVSLEKIRAGLAFSMLL from the coding sequence ATGATTCTGGACCTTGATATCGGCAACACGCTGTCAAAATGGCGGCTCAAGGATGCCGAGAGTAGCGAGATACGATCGCGCGGGGCGGTATGGACCCGTGAAGAGTGGCGACCAGGGGCTGACATCCCGGATCTTGATGTAGTGGAGGCGGTGCGTATTTCAAGCGTGGCCAGGGCGGCCGTGCTGGAAGAGACGGTTGCTTTACTGCGTCGCCGGGTGCGTCATGTGCATGTGGCACACTCAACCCATGAAGCGCTGGGGGTCGTCAACGGCTATGAGGAGCCAGGGCGTTTAGGCGTTGATCGGTGGATGGGGGCGCTGGCGGGCTATCAGTTAGCGGGCGGTTGCTGTGCGGTGGATTGTGGCAGTGCCATTACTATCGACTTTGTGTTGCCGGGCGGTAGCCATCTTGGTGGCTTTATTATCCCAGGGCTGCGCCTGATGAAGGAGAGCTTGAAGCTAGGCACCCGCAATGTGGCCATCGACCCAGAAAGCGAGGCGGATGAATTGCTAGAGCCAGGGCGGCGTACAGTTGATGCCGTCAATCATGGTATCTATATGGCGGCCGTCAGCGCGATTAATCGCATCTATAGTGAAGTCTGTGATCAGCAAGGCGTGGCGCTACCGATGCTATTAACCGGTGGCGATGCTCGGGTTGTCTCGCGGGGGGTGCAAGTGCCTCATGCGGTGTGGCCGGACATGGTTTATGGCGGTTTAGAGGCCTGTTTTCCAATGACCTTTGCTGAGCGTGCAGGCAAAATGTCAGGCGCGCCGCGAGTGCCGGAGCCTGTATCGCTAGAAAAGATTCGTGCGGGACTTGCATTCTCAATGCTGCTTTGA
- a CDS encoding biotin--[acetyl-CoA-carboxylase] ligase, protein MTIGNLMRLLSDGEVHSGEQLGETLGISRAAVWKQLKKLEALGVELVAVKGRGYRLAQRLEPLEGAKIVERLPAQARHYLARLFVEDQLPSSNEYLRQRFEQGAGHGEVCLVELQTAGRGRRGRVWTTPWGQSLMLSLGWRFESGIAVLEGLSLAVGVVVAQVLEQHGVAPKLKWPNDILLSEQGDDACDELGKLAGILIEITGDAAGPCEVVIGMGMNLWLPAAQRAAIEQPVAALFERLPDISRNQLASDVVAGLLAMLADFERVGFSAWQDEWNQRHAYAGLPIRVIQGQQTSDAIAGEVDKSGNLWVTENGHSRRLAGGEISVRRRL, encoded by the coding sequence ATGACCATCGGCAACCTGATGCGTTTGTTAAGCGATGGCGAGGTTCACTCTGGCGAGCAGCTGGGTGAAACGCTGGGTATTTCTCGTGCTGCGGTGTGGAAGCAGTTAAAAAAGCTAGAAGCGCTGGGCGTCGAATTGGTGGCCGTCAAAGGACGTGGCTATCGATTGGCGCAGCGGCTGGAGCCTTTGGAAGGCGCAAAAATTGTCGAGCGTTTACCTGCTCAGGCACGCCATTACCTTGCACGCCTGTTTGTTGAAGATCAGTTGCCTTCCAGCAATGAGTATTTGCGTCAGCGCTTTGAGCAGGGCGCGGGGCATGGCGAAGTGTGCCTGGTTGAGCTGCAAACGGCAGGGCGTGGGCGGCGCGGTCGTGTCTGGACGACGCCGTGGGGGCAGAGTTTAATGCTCTCGTTAGGCTGGCGCTTTGAATCTGGCATCGCGGTGCTTGAAGGCCTGAGTTTGGCCGTCGGGGTTGTAGTGGCTCAGGTGCTAGAGCAGCATGGCGTGGCGCCCAAGTTAAAATGGCCCAACGATATCTTGCTCTCCGAACAGGGCGATGATGCCTGCGACGAGCTTGGCAAGCTGGCCGGTATTCTGATTGAAATCACCGGGGACGCGGCAGGTCCCTGCGAGGTAGTGATCGGCATGGGCATGAATCTGTGGCTGCCTGCTGCTCAGCGAGCCGCGATCGAACAGCCGGTTGCGGCGCTTTTCGAGCGGTTGCCGGATATCTCGCGTAATCAGTTGGCCTCCGATGTCGTAGCTGGTCTATTGGCGATGCTGGCTGACTTTGAGCGTGTTGGCTTTAGCGCCTGGCAGGATGAGTGGAATCAACGTCATGCTTATGCAGGACTGCCTATTCGGGTGATCCAAGGGCAGCAGACCAGCGATGCCATCGCCGGGGAAGTAGATAAGAGTGGTAACCTTTGGGTTACCGAAAATGGTCACTCGCGACGCCTAGCCGGCGGTGAGATCAGCGTACGCAGGCGTTTATGA
- the nusG gene encoding transcription termination/antitermination protein NusG, translated as MSKRWYVVHAYSGFEKHVMRSLIERVKMYGMEDRFGEILVPTEEVVEMRDGKRRKSERKFYPGYVLVEMEMADETWHLVNETPRVMGFIGGTKEKPAPITSREADAILLRVKDGTDKPRPKTMFEPGQSVRVVDGPFADFNGVVEEVNYEKSRLHVSVLIFGRSTPVELEFSQVEKE; from the coding sequence ATGTCCAAACGTTGGTACGTCGTTCACGCTTATTCTGGGTTTGAAAAGCATGTCATGCGCTCACTTATTGAGCGTGTGAAAATGTATGGTATGGAAGATCGCTTTGGCGAGATTCTGGTGCCGACAGAAGAAGTTGTCGAGATGCGAGACGGCAAGCGTCGTAAGAGCGAGCGCAAATTTTACCCTGGCTATGTGCTGGTTGAGATGGAGATGGCCGACGAAACATGGCATCTCGTCAACGAGACGCCGCGGGTAATGGGCTTTATCGGCGGCACAAAAGAGAAGCCAGCACCGATTACATCACGCGAAGCAGACGCTATTTTGCTGCGTGTTAAAGATGGCACCGACAAGCCGCGGCCCAAAACGATGTTTGAGCCGGGCCAGTCGGTGCGTGTTGTTGACGGGCCGTTTGCTGATTTTAACGGCGTCGTCGAAGAAGTTAATTATGAAAAGAGTCGCCTGCATGTCAGCGTGCTGATCTTTGGGCGCTCTACACCTGTTGAGTTAGAATTCTCTCAGGTTGAGAAAGAATAA
- the rplK gene encoding 50S ribosomal protein L11, with amino-acid sequence MAKKVQAYIKLQVAAGKANPSPPVGPALGQHGVNIMEFCKAFNAATQEIEPGLPTPVVITVYSDRSFTFVTKTPPAAVLLKKAAGIKSGSGEPNKKKVGTVTREQLEEIAKTKEPDLTAANLDAAVRTIAGSARSMGLNVEGL; translated from the coding sequence ATGGCCAAGAAAGTACAGGCTTATATCAAACTGCAGGTTGCTGCAGGTAAAGCCAATCCAAGCCCGCCGGTAGGCCCAGCACTGGGTCAGCACGGCGTGAACATCATGGAATTCTGTAAGGCGTTCAACGCCGCGACTCAAGAAATTGAGCCGGGCCTGCCGACGCCAGTCGTGATCACTGTCTACTCAGACCGTAGCTTCACGTTCGTCACCAAGACACCGCCTGCTGCCGTGCTGCTGAAGAAAGCTGCTGGTATCAAGTCCGGTTCTGGTGAGCCGAACAAGAAGAAAGTCGGCACCGTGACGCGTGAACAGCTCGAAGAGATCGCCAAAACGAAAGAGCCTGATTTAACGGCTGCGAATCTTGATGCCGCTGTGCGCACCATTGCTGGCAGTGCTCGCAGCATGGGCCTAAACGTGGAGGGTCTCTGA
- a CDS encoding branched-chain amino acid ABC transporter permease, which translates to MSHSAKTRNPAYTPQDATPARRFPLRELILFGVLLAAILSVYALMGAAYSTRMLVEAACYAILALGLTIQWGYAGQFNAGVMGFVALGGFCAMLFSVPVNEAFWGTALPGELGRVLLYGVAAILLIIAVSKLDRLGMPKPLRTFIVVMLGLVLYLAVISQLREVTDAIESQAGFVGGLGLPPWTGWIVGGALAGGVGYFIGHICLGLRSDYLAIATLGIAEIIKAFLKNSDWLTRGTATVSPLPWPTPGPAELGFTLSRAIYLSFTAVIIAVIFFLLNRAYNAPWGRMIRAIRDNEVSAAAMGKDINKRRLEIFVLGCILMGLGGGILGTFNSLFDPQGYLPLNHTFLVLVMVILGGPGNNLGTIFGAVAVYIIWIMSEPLALFLMQLAVAFGEGTLGWDAPSNMDSRALQARVLVIGLLITMVLRFAPKGLLPEKVKSHS; encoded by the coding sequence ATGAGCCATTCAGCTAAAACACGCAACCCTGCCTACACGCCCCAAGACGCAACGCCAGCTCGCCGGTTTCCGCTGCGTGAGTTAATCCTGTTTGGCGTGTTGCTGGCGGCCATTCTGTCGGTTTATGCCCTCATGGGCGCAGCGTATAGCACGCGAATGCTCGTTGAAGCCGCTTGTTATGCCATCCTCGCGTTGGGATTAACCATTCAGTGGGGCTATGCCGGGCAGTTCAATGCCGGGGTGATGGGGTTTGTCGCCCTAGGCGGCTTCTGTGCGATGCTCTTCAGCGTTCCGGTTAACGAGGCCTTCTGGGGCACCGCGTTACCCGGCGAACTAGGCCGTGTGCTGTTGTATGGTGTTGCCGCCATTCTGCTGATTATCGCAGTCAGCAAACTGGATCGCCTGGGCATGCCCAAGCCCCTACGTACGTTTATCGTAGTCATGTTAGGCCTTGTGCTTTATCTCGCGGTGATTAGCCAGCTACGTGAAGTCACTGATGCGATTGAGAGCCAGGCAGGCTTTGTCGGCGGGCTAGGCTTACCGCCCTGGACCGGCTGGATTGTGGGTGGCGCGCTAGCCGGTGGCGTCGGTTACTTTATTGGCCATATCTGCCTGGGCTTACGCAGCGATTATCTGGCCATTGCCACCCTCGGCATTGCTGAGATCATCAAGGCGTTTTTAAAGAACTCCGACTGGCTGACCCGCGGCACCGCCACGGTGTCTCCGTTACCCTGGCCAACGCCTGGGCCTGCTGAACTGGGGTTTACGCTCTCCCGCGCCATCTACCTTTCGTTTACAGCGGTGATCATTGCGGTGATCTTCTTTCTGCTTAATCGCGCTTACAACGCCCCATGGGGCCGTATGATTCGGGCGATTCGTGATAACGAAGTGTCCGCTGCCGCCATGGGCAAAGATATCAACAAGCGTCGCCTGGAGATTTTCGTACTGGGCTGCATTCTGATGGGCTTGGGCGGTGGCATACTGGGCACTTTTAATAGCCTCTTTGACCCTCAGGGCTATTTGCCGCTCAACCATACCTTCTTGGTGCTGGTGATGGTGATTCTTGGCGGGCCGGGCAACAACCTGGGCACTATTTTCGGCGCGGTGGCGGTGTACATCATCTGGATTATGTCTGAGCCGCTGGCGCTATTTTTGATGCAGCTAGCCGTGGCGTTTGGGGAGGGCACGCTTGGTTGGGACGCCCCAAGCAACATGGATAGCCGCGCCTTGCAGGCACGGGTACTGGTGATTGGCTTGCTAATTACCATGGTGCTGCGTTTTGCGCCCAAAGGGCTGCTGCCTGAGAAAGTCAAAAGCCATAGCTGA
- a CDS encoding branched-chain amino acid ABC transporter permease: MNELAFFINNVVISGSVSGSIYAIGAIGVTLIFSIMRFAHFAHADMMTFGAFMVLLLTTLFPAAGASLGVPTAVLMLPLAMLLTAALAVGIDKTFYKPLRAHGVKPIVLVIGSLGVTLILQGLIRLFSGTGGQSLYVDDRKEIFRLALPFEGARAPIVITEPQIYLFVITIVAVVALHLFLNRSRLGKAMRAMSDNPELAQASGINTNTIVAVTWMIAGALAAIAGTLLSLDVTFKPDLSFFLLLPIFAAAIVGGVGHPYGAIAGGFVVGFAETLAVFNWNVLLRPFQESFPAWLELPSNLAFVGTEYKIVVPFFILIAILVWRPTGLFKGKVI; encoded by the coding sequence GTGAACGAACTGGCTTTTTTCATTAATAATGTGGTGATTTCGGGCAGCGTGAGCGGCTCCATTTACGCCATTGGCGCGATTGGGGTAACGCTAATTTTTAGCATCATGCGCTTTGCCCACTTTGCCCATGCCGACATGATGACCTTTGGTGCCTTTATGGTGCTACTGCTCACCACGCTGTTCCCGGCGGCAGGCGCCAGCCTTGGCGTGCCTACCGCGGTGTTGATGCTGCCGCTGGCAATGCTGCTCACCGCCGCCTTGGCCGTGGGGATCGACAAAACCTTTTATAAGCCATTGCGTGCTCATGGGGTCAAGCCCATTGTGCTGGTGATTGGCTCGCTAGGTGTGACGTTGATTTTGCAGGGACTGATCCGCCTGTTTTCCGGTACCGGTGGGCAGAGCCTCTATGTGGACGACCGTAAAGAGATCTTTCGCCTTGCGCTGCCCTTCGAGGGCGCCCGCGCGCCGATTGTAATCACCGAACCGCAGATTTATCTGTTTGTGATTACCATCGTTGCTGTCGTCGCACTCCACCTTTTCCTTAACCGTTCGCGGTTGGGTAAGGCGATGCGCGCCATGTCGGATAATCCTGAACTGGCCCAGGCATCGGGCATTAACACCAATACCATTGTGGCGGTGACCTGGATGATTGCAGGAGCGCTAGCCGCCATTGCTGGTACGCTGCTTTCCCTGGACGTCACCTTCAAGCCCGACTTGAGCTTCTTCCTGCTGCTGCCTATTTTTGCCGCCGCCATTGTCGGTGGTGTTGGCCACCCTTACGGCGCCATTGCGGGTGGCTTTGTGGTCGGTTTTGCCGAGACACTGGCGGTGTTCAACTGGAACGTTCTACTTCGCCCCTTCCAGGAAAGCTTCCCCGCGTGGTTGGAGCTGCCGTCAAATCTCGCCTTTGTGGGCACGGAGTATAAGATTGTAGTGCCGTTTTTCATTCTGATAGCCATTCTGGTGTGGCGCCCCACCGGATTGTTCAAGGGCAAGGTGATCTAA
- a CDS encoding sodium-dependent transporter: protein MSGQNVWTHKGTFLLAAVGSAVGLGNLWRFPYLTGENGGGAFILVYALTIFAVGIPILIAEIMLGRTSRRSPIMGMRHLTKTHGTSRAWETIGWLGAASAFLILSFYSVIAGWAIHYTWLMLTGSLVGADAQTISDGFDALLAAPGLMTFYHTLFIAFSALIVGMGIHKGIESGLRIMMPALFVILLVVLAYGVINGDVGAAASFLFTFNIADLSLEGWLQAMGQSFFTLSLGMGAIMAYGAYMPSDVSLTRTAFAVAIVDTAVAMVAGLAIFALVFGAGLETGQGPGLMFVTLPLAFAEMPFGALVGGVFFILVLGAAISSSISLIEPVAAFLVERFDMTRPQAVTIMVIAAWAMGLLTVVSFNVWAEGTIFHSLFGRSAFDVIELLTNIFMPIGGLLIALFAGWALTQSEVMKELGSTVAWFKFWRFLVRFVAPAAVAFVFLRTIPQVKGYFIPTLGALLIVGAFAASQRWLKKP from the coding sequence ATGAGCGGTCAAAACGTCTGGACGCATAAAGGTACTTTTCTACTCGCAGCGGTTGGCTCCGCCGTTGGCTTGGGCAATCTGTGGCGATTCCCTTACCTCACCGGCGAAAATGGCGGTGGTGCCTTTATTTTGGTCTACGCGCTGACGATCTTCGCGGTTGGCATCCCCATTCTAATTGCCGAGATCATGCTCGGACGCACCAGCCGCCGCAGCCCGATCATGGGTATGCGCCACCTGACCAAAACTCACGGCACCTCACGCGCCTGGGAAACCATCGGCTGGCTGGGTGCCGCCTCGGCGTTCCTGATCTTAAGCTTTTACTCGGTCATCGCCGGCTGGGCGATTCACTATACTTGGCTGATGCTAACCGGTTCACTGGTCGGTGCAGACGCACAAACCATCAGCGATGGCTTCGACGCCCTGTTGGCAGCCCCCGGCCTGATGACGTTCTACCACACCTTGTTTATCGCCTTTTCTGCGCTGATTGTCGGCATGGGAATCCATAAAGGCATCGAGTCGGGCCTGCGCATTATGATGCCCGCGCTGTTCGTGATTCTGCTGGTAGTGCTGGCCTACGGCGTGATTAATGGCGATGTGGGCGCCGCCGCCAGCTTTTTGTTTACTTTCAATATCGCCGACCTGAGCCTTGAAGGCTGGCTGCAGGCCATGGGTCAGTCGTTCTTTACCCTGAGTTTAGGCATGGGGGCGATCATGGCCTACGGTGCTTACATGCCCAGTGACGTATCACTGACCCGCACCGCCTTTGCCGTTGCCATTGTTGATACCGCTGTGGCGATGGTCGCTGGCCTGGCCATTTTTGCCCTGGTGTTTGGTGCCGGGTTGGAAACAGGCCAAGGCCCTGGGCTGATGTTTGTCACCCTACCACTTGCCTTCGCGGAGATGCCGTTTGGCGCGCTGGTAGGCGGCGTGTTCTTTATCCTGGTATTGGGCGCCGCCATCAGCTCCTCCATTTCGCTGATCGAGCCTGTCGCGGCATTTTTGGTAGAGCGCTTTGATATGACTCGCCCCCAGGCCGTTACGATTATGGTGATTGCCGCCTGGGCAATGGGTCTATTGACTGTCGTCAGCTTTAACGTGTGGGCCGAGGGGACGATATTCCATAGCCTGTTTGGGCGTAGCGCCTTTGACGTAATTGAGCTACTCACCAATATCTTCATGCCGATTGGCGGTCTGTTGATTGCCCTGTTTGCAGGCTGGGCGCTGACCCAAAGCGAGGTCATGAAAGAGCTGGGCTCTACGGTCGCATGGTTTAAATTTTGGCGGTTTTTGGTGCGCTTTGTGGCCCCAGCCGCCGTGGCCTTTGTGTTTTTGCGCACCATTCCTCAGGTGAAGGGCTATTTCATCCCCACCCTAGGCGCGCTGCTAATTGTCGGTGCATTTGCCGCCAGCCAGCGGTGGCTTAAAAAACCATGA
- a CDS encoding ABC transporter ATP-binding protein codes for MSSTTRPLIDARDVHGGYGGMNILNGVNMTLEADEVGVIVGPNGAGKSTMLKAIFGLLHVSQGEILLNGQPIQNLPPNQLVQRGMGFVPQEKNVFPSLSVQENLEMGAFLKPQNVKRMLAQVYEFFPPLYEKRRQPAGELSGGQRQMVAMGRALMAEPSLLLLDEPTAGLSPLYMNEIFDRVKQINAAGVGILMVEQNAKQALAIADKGFVLAAGQNRFTDTGAALLADPDVAKSFLGG; via the coding sequence ATGTCATCAACAACCAGGCCATTAATCGACGCGCGCGATGTGCACGGCGGCTATGGCGGTATGAACATTCTTAACGGGGTTAACATGACGCTGGAGGCCGACGAGGTCGGTGTCATCGTTGGCCCCAACGGCGCTGGCAAGTCCACCATGCTAAAAGCGATCTTTGGTCTACTGCATGTCAGTCAGGGCGAGATACTGCTTAATGGTCAGCCGATCCAGAACTTGCCCCCTAACCAGTTGGTGCAACGTGGCATGGGTTTTGTCCCCCAAGAGAAGAACGTTTTCCCGAGCCTTTCGGTGCAGGAAAACCTGGAGATGGGCGCCTTTTTAAAGCCGCAGAACGTTAAGCGCATGCTGGCTCAGGTGTATGAGTTTTTCCCACCGCTTTATGAAAAACGCCGCCAGCCTGCCGGTGAGCTCTCCGGTGGGCAGCGTCAGATGGTCGCTATGGGGCGCGCCTTAATGGCCGAGCCAAGCCTGCTGTTGCTCGATGAGCCCACCGCGGGGCTATCGCCACTCTACATGAATGAAATCTTTGACCGCGTCAAACAGATCAACGCCGCTGGCGTGGGTATTTTGATGGTGGAACAGAACGCCAAGCAGGCGCTAGCGATCGCCGATAAGGGCTTTGTGCTGGCCGCTGGCCAAAACCGCTTTACCGATACTGGGGCTGCGTTACTCGCCGACCCAGACGTCGCCAAAAGCTTTTTGGGCGGTTAG
- a CDS encoding ABC transporter ATP-binding protein, with amino-acid sequence MNPLIDVQRVNKAFGGLQVINDCSIQVEKGSITGMIGPNGAGKSTLFNLIAGSLAPDSGHVLLDGEDITALSADQRFHRGLLRTFQIAHEFSQMSALENLMMVPPKQAGEDLFSAWLKPGKVRREEAEVRRRALEVIDFVGLHHVRNELAGNLSGGQKKLLELGRTMMTDAKVVLLDEIAAGVNRTLLGDLIGNIERLNREMGYTFLVIEHDMEMIARLCDPVIVLAQGSVMVEGHINEIQNNPEVIEAYFGTDAA; translated from the coding sequence ATGAACCCTCTTATTGATGTACAGCGAGTCAACAAAGCGTTCGGCGGCTTACAGGTGATTAACGACTGCTCCATTCAGGTGGAAAAGGGGTCAATTACCGGCATGATCGGCCCCAATGGCGCAGGCAAATCAACCCTGTTCAATCTTATTGCCGGCTCCCTGGCCCCCGACAGCGGTCACGTTCTGCTTGATGGAGAAGACATTACCGCGCTCAGCGCCGACCAACGGTTTCATAGAGGCTTACTGCGTACCTTCCAGATCGCCCACGAATTCAGCCAGATGAGCGCGCTGGAAAACCTGATGATGGTACCGCCCAAGCAAGCCGGTGAAGACCTTTTCAGCGCTTGGCTAAAGCCTGGCAAGGTACGCCGGGAAGAAGCCGAGGTACGTCGCCGAGCGCTAGAGGTAATTGATTTCGTCGGGCTACATCACGTGCGTAATGAGTTGGCGGGCAATTTATCCGGCGGGCAGAAAAAGCTTTTAGAGCTTGGCCGCACCATGATGACGGATGCCAAGGTAGTGCTGCTTGACGAGATCGCCGCCGGGGTGAACCGCACCCTGCTGGGCGACTTGATAGGTAATATTGAGCGGCTCAACCGCGAGATGGGTTACACCTTTTTAGTGATCGAACACGATATGGAGATGATCGCCCGGCTCTGCGACCCGGTGATCGTGCTCGCCCAGGGCAGCGTAATGGTGGAAGGGCATATCAACGAGATCCAGAACAACCCCGAGGTGATTGAGGCCTACTTTGGCACCGATGCCGCTTAA